In Rhodamnia argentea isolate NSW1041297 chromosome 4, ASM2092103v1, whole genome shotgun sequence, the following proteins share a genomic window:
- the LOC115752558 gene encoding uncharacterized protein LOC115752558 isoform X1, producing the protein MAFDQSSVPMDLRPLNLARTTAEEPRIAQPTTATRNAEGFFVNPAHEASSPQSIPVFYPATVPDVGYGGLGYSTGAPGVAAWYPRAPVPYGHMSVNPAVGFGYNPSLVSKVGGNAIDQNGNEAVPGFGQGPYVGNRIVSNAVDQVGGQIVNRSGSGGNLVGRDSGNVEEQVSNDSGIGRRPHLSNQVSGSGVGQPSEEGGEDSVSGKKIKFLCSFGGKILPRPSDGMLRYVGGQTRIISVRRDVSFNELEQKMVDTYGQPVVIKYQLPDEDLDALVSVSCPDDLDNMMEEYEKLVERSSDGSAKMRVFLFSASELDSSGIQFGDLHSSGQRYVEAVNGMMDGMGSGITRKESIASATSTQNSDFSGNEAVDSAVPIQADLSGAPSTSMLSPGGNVATSSDTSKLFFVDQNPTTYADDSSATVGIPAVKSGPLQASSLQPEIEKSVPPRPLVYDMQQAGGGIPSASPYPQGYVDQRKENINHTDYVPVPPLMGFSNHHLLGTSGPVYTQQQFSESAISGNSHQFMSPVHMTMVPASSQVGLRPTVVQPLLHPQQTQLGHDGTSGQRLFLLPVEPNHNAYQVQAPPAMVGGAYGWHQVYPSGHVVYSDGSTTNQQAENVQRFDECIMCQKALPHAHSDTLVQEQKDSTTGHITVSSSVYHSLRLEDNVQSWPMSRVMVTGTPGDGLIDPGNGTQPKVSAHKEKLPEDLQARHENQRAAFPKVDYPDSRKQGFVGNDQSPFGAFMGVVPEASPEIGVQQHFIPAKSQLKPEAMASKPVTADSCPVGGKPVQSSEHQVHESSEECSPFPGVESRGDNLDYSISMDPVKPIDKRMETLLISPPQMPAIVEHSKLPSEEQRKADILMQKVQQNLKAGVFPDASYMFPQTTQATISETSAVSAPEIPYLHDFRPVEFQNMSQPPNVGIPRSNSQSRMVIQAEPEGVYHGNPVFSGVGLASVTEGISSSAPWNNDASIFQPMNVPGEIGTINLNGRTDDFQDPSKSLFINQDPWNLNHDTHFPPPKPTKIGLRKEGLGAKDQLLDNRSGQVGDLNAEVQLEDEVQQPFNNFTNYISSEHFPSSKGSAEDLIKQELQNVAEGVAASVLQSTLSSNPDLTVYEGNESTCEAYQEKDVQQEADTEDANSTGAERANFGFPVSDGIGRLQIIKNSDLEELRELGSGTYGTVYHGKWRGTDVAIKRINDRCFSGKPSEQERMRYDFWNEAIKLADLHHPNVVAFYGVVVDGPGGSVATVTEYMVNGSLRNALQKSERNLDKRKRLLIGMDVAFGMEYLHGKNIVHFDLKSDNLLVNLRDPHRPICKVGDLGLSKVKCQTLISGGVRGTLPWMAPELLNGSSSLVSEKVDVFSFGIVMWELLTGEEPYADLHYGAIIGGIVSNTLRPPVPESCDPEWRSLMERCWSAEPSERPSFTEIANELRSMSPRISQKMQNHA; encoded by the exons ATGGCATTTGACCAAAGCTCGGTCCCCATGGATCTAAGACCCCTCAACTTGGCTCGGACCACGGCCGAGGAGCCCCGCATTGCCCAGCCCACAACTGCCACCCGGAATGCGGAAGGGTTTTTCGTTAACCCTGCTCACGAGGCCAGTAGCCCTCAGTCGATACCGGTCTTCTATCCGGCAACGGTTCCGGACGTCGGATACGGAGGCTTGGGATACTCAACTGGTGCGCCTGGTGTTGCTGCGTGGTATCCTCGTGCACCAGTTCCTTACGGGCATATGAGTGTAAATCCAGCTGTCGGGTTTGGTTATAACCCTAGTCTGGTGAGTAAAGTAGGAGGAAATGCCATTGATCAGAATGGTAACGAGGCAGTTCCAGGGTTTGGTCAAGGCCCTTATGTAGGGAACAGGATTGTCAGCAATGCAGTGGATCAGGTCGGAGGTCAAATTGTGAATCGGAGTGGTTCTGGCGGGAATTTGGTTGGAAGGGACAGCGGGAATGTGGAAGAGCAGGTTAGTAATGATTCAGGAATTGGCCGGAGGCCCCATTTGAGCAACCAAGTTAGTGGAAGTGGGGTTGGTCAGCCGAGTGAAGAAGGGGGTGAGGATTCGGTGTcaggaaagaaaattaaattcttGTGTAGTTTTGGGGGTAAAATCTTACCTAGACCAAGTGATGGTATGTTGAGATATGTAGGAGGCCAAACAAGAATCATCAGTGTCAGGAGAGATGTGAGCTTTAATGAGTTAGAGCAGAAGATGGTGGATACTTATGGGCAGCCAGTTGTTATTAAGTACCAGCTCCCTGATGAGGATCTTGATGCTCTAGTTTCAGTTTCATGCCCTGATGATCTTGATAATATGATGGAAGAGTATGAGAAGTTGGTTGAGAGGTCTTCAGATGGTTCAGCTAAGATgcgagtttttcttttctctgcttCTGAGCTTGATTCTTCAGGAATTCAGTTTGGGGACTTGCACAGTAGTGGGCAGAGATATGTTGAAGCAGTCAATGGTATGATGGATGGTATGGGCAGTGGCATTACTAGGAAAGAGAGTATAGCAAGTGCAACATCCACGCAAAATTCTGATTTTAGTGGTAATGAAGCTGTTGATAGTGCAGTTCCTATCCAAGCAGATTTAAGTGGGGCACCGTCGACCAGCATGTTATCTCCTGGAGGAAATGTAGCCACCTCTAGTGATACTTCAAAATTGTTTTTTGTTGATCAAAACCCTACGACCTATGCTGATGATTCTTCTGCAACTGTCGGCATTCCAGCAGTCAAGTCCGGCCCTCTCCAAGCATCATCTTTACAACCGGAGATTGAGAAATCCGTGCCACCGAGACCATTGGTTTATGATATGCAGCAAGCAGGAGGAGGAATTCCTTCAGCTTCACCTTACCCGCAGGGTTATGTGGATCAGCGCAAGGAGAACATCAACCACACCGATTATGTTCCAGTGCCTCCTTTGATGggtttttcaaatcatcatcTGTTGGGAACATCTGGGCCTGTGTATACCCAACAACAGTTCTCTGAGAGTGCTATCAGTGGTAATTCACATCAGTTCATGTCTCCCGTGCATATGACAATGGTTCCCGCTTCTTCGCAGGTGGGTTTGAGGCCAACTGTAGTTCAGCCGTTACTTCATCCTCAACAAACTCAGTTGGGGCATGATGGAACATCTGGACAGAGGTTGTTTCTCCTTCCTGTTGAGCCAAATCACAACGCATATCAAGTCCAGGCACCTCCTGCGATGGTTGGTGGTGCTTATGGTTGGCATCAAGTGTATCCCTCAGGACATGTAGTTTACTCTGATGGATCAACAACCAATCAGCAGGCTGAGAATGTTCAGAGGTTTGATGAATGCATTATGTGTCAAAAGGCCTTGCCTCATGCACATTCTGATACCTTGGTGCAGGAACAAAAGGACAGTACTACTGGTCATATAACGGTTTCAAGCTCAGTTTACCACAGTCTCCGCCTGGAAGACAATGTACAATCTTGGCCAATGAGCAGGGTCATGGTAACTGGAACCCCAGGGGATGGTCTAATTGATCCAGGAAATGGCACTCAACCTAAAGTTTCTGCTCACAAGGAAAAGCTTCCAGAAGATTTGCAGGCAAGACATGAAAATCAGAGGGCTGCTTTTCCAAAAGTGGACTATCCTGATTCTAGGAAGCAGGGCTTTGTTGGCAATGACCAGTCCCCATTTGGTGCATTCATGGGTGTTGTTCCAGAGGCTTCTCCTGAAATAGGTGTCCAGCAGCATTTTATCCCGGCTAAAAGCCAGCTTAAACCGGAGGCCATGGCTAGCAAGCCAGTTACTGCCGATTCTTGTCCTGTAGGAGGCAAACCTGTTCAGTCATCTGAACACCAGGTTCATGAATCTTCAGAAGAATGTTCTCCATTTCCTGGTGTCGAATCTAGAGGAGATAATCTGGACTATTCCATTTCCATGGATCCTGTAAAACCCATTGATAAGAGAATGGAAACTTTACTGATAAGCCCCCCTCAGATGCCTGCCATTGTTGAGCATAGTAAGTTGCCAAGTGAAGAACAAAGGAAGGCAGACATATTAATGCAAAAGGTACAGCAAAATCTGAAAGCGGGCGTTTTCCCCGATGCTTCCTATATGTTTCCTCAGACTACTCAAGCCACAATTTCCGAGACATCTGCTGTTTCGGCACCTGAAATTCCTTATTTGCATGACTTTCGACCGgtggaatttcaaaacatgtCTCAGCCACCTAATGTTGGTATTCCAAGATCAAATTCACAATCCAGGATGGTTATTCAAGCAGAACCTGAAGGTGTCTATCATGGCAACCCTGTGTTCTCTGGGGTTGGCTTGGCCTCTGTGACTGAGGGAATTTCTTCTAGTGCTCCATGGAACAACGATGCTTCTATATTCCAGCCAATGAATGTTCCTGGTGAAATTGGAACTATAAACTTGAATGGTAGGACTGATGATTTCCAGGATCCTTCAAAGTCACTTTTCATAAACCAGGATCCCTGGAATTTGAATCATGATACTCATTTTCCTCCTCCAAAACCCACCAAAATTGGACTGAGAAAAGAAGGCCTTGGAGCTAAGGATCAGTTGTTGGATAACCGTTCCGGACAGGTCGGAGACTTGAATGCAGAAGTACAGTTGGAGGATGAAGTCCAGCAACCTTTCAATAATTTCACAAACTACATCAGTTCAGAACATTTTCCATCTTCCAAAG GCTCAGCAGAGGATCTCATCAAGCAAGAGCTTCAGAATGTTGCTGAGGGTGTAGCTGCTTCTGTTCTTCAGTCAACTCTTTCTTCTAATCCTGACTTAACTGTTTATGAAGGAAATGAGTCCACTTGTGAAGCATACCAGGAGAAAGATGTGCAGCAAGAAGCTGACACTGAG GATGCTAATTCTACAGGGGCAGAGAGGGCGAATTTCGGATTTCCTGTATCAGATGGCATTGGTCGCTTGCAA ATAATTAAGAACAGTGACCTCGAAGAGTTGCGAGAATTAGGTTCTGGCACCTATGGGACTGTTTATCATGGAAAATGGAGGGGTACTGATGTAGCCATCAAACGGATCAATGATAGGTGTTTTTCCGGGAAGCCCTCAGAGCAAGAGCGAATG AGATATGATTTCTGGAATGAGGCAATCAAGCTTGCTGACTTGCATCATCCAAATGTGGTGGCCTTTTATGGTGTTGTCGTTGATGGCCCTGGAGGTTCTGTGGCAACAGTAACGGAGTACATGGTTAATGGTTCTTTGCGAAATGCTTTGCAGAAAAGCGAAAG GAACCTTGACAAGCGTAAGCGTCTGCTGATTGGAATGGATGTGGCCTTTGGTATGGAATACTTGCATGGGAAGAACATAGTGCATTTTGATTTGAAAAGTGACAACCTTCTTGTCAATCTTCGAGATCCCCATCGACCAATCTGTAAG GTTGGTGATTTGGGCCTGTCCAAGGTAAAATGTCAGACGCTGATATCAGGTGGAGTACGAGGAACACTTCCTTGGATGGCACCTGAGCTTTTGAATGGCAGCAGTAGTCTCGTGTCTGAGAAG GTTGATGTGTTCTCATTTGGCATCGTGATGTGGGAACTACTGACTGGAGAAGAACCATACGCGGATTTGCATTATGGGGCCATCATAG GTGGTATTGTGAGCAATACGCTGCGACCGCCAGTACCGGAATCCTGT
- the LOC115752558 gene encoding uncharacterized protein LOC115752558 isoform X2: MAFDQSSVPMDLRPLNLARTTAEEPRIAQPTTATRNAEGFFVNPAHEASSPQSIPVFYPATVPDVGYGGLGYSTGAPGVAAWYPRAPVPYGHMSVNPAVGFGYNPSLVSKVGGNAIDQNGNEAVPGFGQGPYVGNRIVSNAVDQVGGQIVNRSGSGGNLVGRDSGNVEEQVSNDSGIGRRPHLSNQVSGSGVGQPSEEGGEDSVSGKKIKFLCSFGGKILPRPSDGMLRYVGGQTRIISVRRDVSFNELEQKMVDTYGQPVVIKYQLPDEDLDALVSVSCPDDLDNMMEEYEKLVERSSDGSAKMRVFLFSASELDSSGIQFGDLHSSGQRYVEAVNGMMDGMGSGITRKESIASATSTQNSDFSGNEAVDSAVPIQADLSGAPSTSMLSPGGNVATSSDTSKLFFVDQNPTTYADDSSATVGIPAVKSGPLQASSLQPEIEKSVPPRPLVYDMQQAGGGIPSASPYPQGYVDQRKENINHTDYVPVPPLMGFSNHHLLGTSGPVYTQQQFSESAISGNSHQFMSPVHMTMVPASSQVGLRPTVVQPLLHPQQTQLGHDGTSGQRLFLLPVEPNHNAYQVQAPPAMVGGAYGWHQVYPSGHEQKDSTTGHITVSSSVYHSLRLEDNVQSWPMSRVMVTGTPGDGLIDPGNGTQPKVSAHKEKLPEDLQARHENQRAAFPKVDYPDSRKQGFVGNDQSPFGAFMGVVPEASPEIGVQQHFIPAKSQLKPEAMASKPVTADSCPVGGKPVQSSEHQVHESSEECSPFPGVESRGDNLDYSISMDPVKPIDKRMETLLISPPQMPAIVEHSKLPSEEQRKADILMQKVQQNLKAGVFPDASYMFPQTTQATISETSAVSAPEIPYLHDFRPVEFQNMSQPPNVGIPRSNSQSRMVIQAEPEGVYHGNPVFSGVGLASVTEGISSSAPWNNDASIFQPMNVPGEIGTINLNGRTDDFQDPSKSLFINQDPWNLNHDTHFPPPKPTKIGLRKEGLGAKDQLLDNRSGQVGDLNAEVQLEDEVQQPFNNFTNYISSEHFPSSKGSAEDLIKQELQNVAEGVAASVLQSTLSSNPDLTVYEGNESTCEAYQEKDVQQEADTEDANSTGAERANFGFPVSDGIGRLQIIKNSDLEELRELGSGTYGTVYHGKWRGTDVAIKRINDRCFSGKPSEQERMRYDFWNEAIKLADLHHPNVVAFYGVVVDGPGGSVATVTEYMVNGSLRNALQKSERNLDKRKRLLIGMDVAFGMEYLHGKNIVHFDLKSDNLLVNLRDPHRPICKVGDLGLSKVKCQTLISGGVRGTLPWMAPELLNGSSSLVSEKVDVFSFGIVMWELLTGEEPYADLHYGAIIGGIVSNTLRPPVPESCDPEWRSLMERCWSAEPSERPSFTEIANELRSMSPRISQKMQNHA; the protein is encoded by the exons ATGGCATTTGACCAAAGCTCGGTCCCCATGGATCTAAGACCCCTCAACTTGGCTCGGACCACGGCCGAGGAGCCCCGCATTGCCCAGCCCACAACTGCCACCCGGAATGCGGAAGGGTTTTTCGTTAACCCTGCTCACGAGGCCAGTAGCCCTCAGTCGATACCGGTCTTCTATCCGGCAACGGTTCCGGACGTCGGATACGGAGGCTTGGGATACTCAACTGGTGCGCCTGGTGTTGCTGCGTGGTATCCTCGTGCACCAGTTCCTTACGGGCATATGAGTGTAAATCCAGCTGTCGGGTTTGGTTATAACCCTAGTCTGGTGAGTAAAGTAGGAGGAAATGCCATTGATCAGAATGGTAACGAGGCAGTTCCAGGGTTTGGTCAAGGCCCTTATGTAGGGAACAGGATTGTCAGCAATGCAGTGGATCAGGTCGGAGGTCAAATTGTGAATCGGAGTGGTTCTGGCGGGAATTTGGTTGGAAGGGACAGCGGGAATGTGGAAGAGCAGGTTAGTAATGATTCAGGAATTGGCCGGAGGCCCCATTTGAGCAACCAAGTTAGTGGAAGTGGGGTTGGTCAGCCGAGTGAAGAAGGGGGTGAGGATTCGGTGTcaggaaagaaaattaaattcttGTGTAGTTTTGGGGGTAAAATCTTACCTAGACCAAGTGATGGTATGTTGAGATATGTAGGAGGCCAAACAAGAATCATCAGTGTCAGGAGAGATGTGAGCTTTAATGAGTTAGAGCAGAAGATGGTGGATACTTATGGGCAGCCAGTTGTTATTAAGTACCAGCTCCCTGATGAGGATCTTGATGCTCTAGTTTCAGTTTCATGCCCTGATGATCTTGATAATATGATGGAAGAGTATGAGAAGTTGGTTGAGAGGTCTTCAGATGGTTCAGCTAAGATgcgagtttttcttttctctgcttCTGAGCTTGATTCTTCAGGAATTCAGTTTGGGGACTTGCACAGTAGTGGGCAGAGATATGTTGAAGCAGTCAATGGTATGATGGATGGTATGGGCAGTGGCATTACTAGGAAAGAGAGTATAGCAAGTGCAACATCCACGCAAAATTCTGATTTTAGTGGTAATGAAGCTGTTGATAGTGCAGTTCCTATCCAAGCAGATTTAAGTGGGGCACCGTCGACCAGCATGTTATCTCCTGGAGGAAATGTAGCCACCTCTAGTGATACTTCAAAATTGTTTTTTGTTGATCAAAACCCTACGACCTATGCTGATGATTCTTCTGCAACTGTCGGCATTCCAGCAGTCAAGTCCGGCCCTCTCCAAGCATCATCTTTACAACCGGAGATTGAGAAATCCGTGCCACCGAGACCATTGGTTTATGATATGCAGCAAGCAGGAGGAGGAATTCCTTCAGCTTCACCTTACCCGCAGGGTTATGTGGATCAGCGCAAGGAGAACATCAACCACACCGATTATGTTCCAGTGCCTCCTTTGATGggtttttcaaatcatcatcTGTTGGGAACATCTGGGCCTGTGTATACCCAACAACAGTTCTCTGAGAGTGCTATCAGTGGTAATTCACATCAGTTCATGTCTCCCGTGCATATGACAATGGTTCCCGCTTCTTCGCAGGTGGGTTTGAGGCCAACTGTAGTTCAGCCGTTACTTCATCCTCAACAAACTCAGTTGGGGCATGATGGAACATCTGGACAGAGGTTGTTTCTCCTTCCTGTTGAGCCAAATCACAACGCATATCAAGTCCAGGCACCTCCTGCGATGGTTGGTGGTGCTTATGGTTGGCATCAAGTGTATCCCTCAGGACAT GAACAAAAGGACAGTACTACTGGTCATATAACGGTTTCAAGCTCAGTTTACCACAGTCTCCGCCTGGAAGACAATGTACAATCTTGGCCAATGAGCAGGGTCATGGTAACTGGAACCCCAGGGGATGGTCTAATTGATCCAGGAAATGGCACTCAACCTAAAGTTTCTGCTCACAAGGAAAAGCTTCCAGAAGATTTGCAGGCAAGACATGAAAATCAGAGGGCTGCTTTTCCAAAAGTGGACTATCCTGATTCTAGGAAGCAGGGCTTTGTTGGCAATGACCAGTCCCCATTTGGTGCATTCATGGGTGTTGTTCCAGAGGCTTCTCCTGAAATAGGTGTCCAGCAGCATTTTATCCCGGCTAAAAGCCAGCTTAAACCGGAGGCCATGGCTAGCAAGCCAGTTACTGCCGATTCTTGTCCTGTAGGAGGCAAACCTGTTCAGTCATCTGAACACCAGGTTCATGAATCTTCAGAAGAATGTTCTCCATTTCCTGGTGTCGAATCTAGAGGAGATAATCTGGACTATTCCATTTCCATGGATCCTGTAAAACCCATTGATAAGAGAATGGAAACTTTACTGATAAGCCCCCCTCAGATGCCTGCCATTGTTGAGCATAGTAAGTTGCCAAGTGAAGAACAAAGGAAGGCAGACATATTAATGCAAAAGGTACAGCAAAATCTGAAAGCGGGCGTTTTCCCCGATGCTTCCTATATGTTTCCTCAGACTACTCAAGCCACAATTTCCGAGACATCTGCTGTTTCGGCACCTGAAATTCCTTATTTGCATGACTTTCGACCGgtggaatttcaaaacatgtCTCAGCCACCTAATGTTGGTATTCCAAGATCAAATTCACAATCCAGGATGGTTATTCAAGCAGAACCTGAAGGTGTCTATCATGGCAACCCTGTGTTCTCTGGGGTTGGCTTGGCCTCTGTGACTGAGGGAATTTCTTCTAGTGCTCCATGGAACAACGATGCTTCTATATTCCAGCCAATGAATGTTCCTGGTGAAATTGGAACTATAAACTTGAATGGTAGGACTGATGATTTCCAGGATCCTTCAAAGTCACTTTTCATAAACCAGGATCCCTGGAATTTGAATCATGATACTCATTTTCCTCCTCCAAAACCCACCAAAATTGGACTGAGAAAAGAAGGCCTTGGAGCTAAGGATCAGTTGTTGGATAACCGTTCCGGACAGGTCGGAGACTTGAATGCAGAAGTACAGTTGGAGGATGAAGTCCAGCAACCTTTCAATAATTTCACAAACTACATCAGTTCAGAACATTTTCCATCTTCCAAAG GCTCAGCAGAGGATCTCATCAAGCAAGAGCTTCAGAATGTTGCTGAGGGTGTAGCTGCTTCTGTTCTTCAGTCAACTCTTTCTTCTAATCCTGACTTAACTGTTTATGAAGGAAATGAGTCCACTTGTGAAGCATACCAGGAGAAAGATGTGCAGCAAGAAGCTGACACTGAG GATGCTAATTCTACAGGGGCAGAGAGGGCGAATTTCGGATTTCCTGTATCAGATGGCATTGGTCGCTTGCAA ATAATTAAGAACAGTGACCTCGAAGAGTTGCGAGAATTAGGTTCTGGCACCTATGGGACTGTTTATCATGGAAAATGGAGGGGTACTGATGTAGCCATCAAACGGATCAATGATAGGTGTTTTTCCGGGAAGCCCTCAGAGCAAGAGCGAATG AGATATGATTTCTGGAATGAGGCAATCAAGCTTGCTGACTTGCATCATCCAAATGTGGTGGCCTTTTATGGTGTTGTCGTTGATGGCCCTGGAGGTTCTGTGGCAACAGTAACGGAGTACATGGTTAATGGTTCTTTGCGAAATGCTTTGCAGAAAAGCGAAAG GAACCTTGACAAGCGTAAGCGTCTGCTGATTGGAATGGATGTGGCCTTTGGTATGGAATACTTGCATGGGAAGAACATAGTGCATTTTGATTTGAAAAGTGACAACCTTCTTGTCAATCTTCGAGATCCCCATCGACCAATCTGTAAG GTTGGTGATTTGGGCCTGTCCAAGGTAAAATGTCAGACGCTGATATCAGGTGGAGTACGAGGAACACTTCCTTGGATGGCACCTGAGCTTTTGAATGGCAGCAGTAGTCTCGTGTCTGAGAAG GTTGATGTGTTCTCATTTGGCATCGTGATGTGGGAACTACTGACTGGAGAAGAACCATACGCGGATTTGCATTATGGGGCCATCATAG GTGGTATTGTGAGCAATACGCTGCGACCGCCAGTACCGGAATCCTGT
- the LOC115752580 gene encoding uncharacterized protein LOC115752580, producing MDVASPVSLRQMFKSSLRQLPCCFPLRHYHAGDDPLHFYGDATSPQVGTPPSSWTKPVNTQEMPEFKDKTKNHRSRFGRHKRRHSSVDLHYDPLSYAMNFDEGGVDEDKVDDEAPSRNFISRLPRGGVELHICDTSVPTPQSIYQQGCMPIDQPSFFD from the exons ATGGACGTAGCGAGCCCCGTCTCTCTCAGGCAGATGTTTAAGTCCTCCCTCCGCCAGCTTCCGTGTTGCTTCCCCTTGCGCCACTACCACGCGGGGGACGATCCTCTACACTTCTACGGCGACGCCACGTCTCCTCAGGTCGGGACACCACCCTCTTCGTGGACAAAGCCGGTGAACACCCAGGAGATGCCCGAATTCAAGGATAAGACCAAGAATCACAGGTCACGTTTCGGGAGGCACAAGCGGCGGCACTCGTCCGTGGATCTCCATTACGACCCCCTGAGCTACGCAATGAATTTCGACGAAGGTGGGGTCGATGAGGATAAAGTGGACGACGAGGCACCGTCGAGGAACTTCATCTCCAGGTTGCCG AGAGGAGGAGTCGAACTCCACATCTGTGATACTAGCGTCCCTACCCCTCAATCCATTTACCAGCAGGGCTGCATGCCTATTGACCAACCAAGTTTCTTTGACTGA
- the LOC115731897 gene encoding S-adenosylmethionine synthase 1, giving the protein METFLFTSESVNEGHPDKICDQVSDAILDACLEQDPESKVACETCTKTNMVMVFGEITTKAKVNYEKIVRDTCRGIGFTSADVGLDADKCKVLVNIEQQSPDIAQGVHGHLTKKPEEIGAGDQGHMFGYATDETPELMPLTHILATKLGAKLTEVRKNKTCPWLRPDGKTQVTVEYRNDGGAMVPLRVHTVLISTQHDETVTNEQIAKDLKEHVIKPVIPPQYLDDKTIFHLNPSGRFVIGGPHGDAGLTGRKIIIDTYGGWGAHGGGAFSGKDPTKVDRSGAYIVRQAAKSVVASGLARRCIVQVSYAIGVPEPLSVFVDTYRTGKIPDKDILALIKEKFDFRPGMISINLDLMRGGNFRYQKTAAYGHFGRDDPDFTWETVKLLKPGKA; this is encoded by the coding sequence ATGGAGACTTTCCTCTTCACCTCAGAGTCGGTTAATGAAGGCCACCCTGACAAGATCTGTGACCAAGTCTCGGATGCTATCCTTGATGCTTGTTTGgagcaagatccggaaagcaaAGTTGCCTGTGAGACATGTACCAAGACGAATATGGTCATGGTGTTCGGGGAAATTACTACCAAGGCCAAGGTCAATTATGAGAAGATCGTTCGCGACACATGCCGAGGAATTGGGTTCACCTCGGCTGATGTTGGTCTCGACGCTGACAAATGCAAAGTCCTAGTCAATATCGAACAGCAGAGCCCTGATATTGCTCAAGGAGTTCATGGACATCTGACCAAGAAACCTGAGGAGATTGGTGCTGGAGACCAAGGTCACATGTTCGGTTACGCTACGGATGAAACTCCCGAGCTTATGCCATTGACTCACATCCTGGCCACCAAACTCGGAGCCAAGCTGACTGAAGTGAGGAAGAACAAAACATGCCCGTGGCTCAGACCTGATGGGAAGACCCAAGTGACGGTGGAATACCGTAATGATGGGGGAGCCATGGTCCCTCTGAGGGTCCATACAGTCCTAATCTCGACTCAGCATGATGAGACCGTTACCAATGAGCAGATTGCGAAGGATTTGAAAGAGCATGTCATCAAGCCCGTGATTCCACCCCAGTATCTTGACGACAAGACGATTTTTCACCTCAACCCCTCAGGGCGCTTTGTGATTGGTGGGCCACATGGTGATGCAGGCCTCACCGGGAGAAAGATAATTATCGACACTTACGGTGGTTGGGGTGCTCATGGTGGTGGTGCTTTTTCGGGCAAGGACCCAACCAAGGTTGACCGTAGTGGCGCCTACATTGTTAGGCAAGCTGCAAAGAGTGTGGTAGCTTCTGGGCTTGCTCGACGCTGCATTGTGCAGGTTTCTTATGCCATCGGTGTTCCCGAACCATTATCTGTGTTCGTAGACACTTACAGAACTGGGAAGATCCCAGACAAGGATATTCTGGCATTGATCAAGGAGAAATTCGATTTCAGGCCGGGAATGATCTCTATCAATCTTGATCTGATGAGAGGTGGTAACTTCAGGTATCAGAAAACAGCGGCGTATGGGCATTTTGGACGTGACGACCCAGATTTCACCTGGGAGACGGTGAAGCTTCTCAAACCTGGCAAAGCATAG